From Echinicola jeungdonensis, the proteins below share one genomic window:
- a CDS encoding ParA family protein yields the protein MGKIVAIANQKGGVGKTTTAMNLAASLAILEFKTLVIDADPQANTTSGLGQDPKEIDNSIYECMVDGVEISSIIRHTEIENLDLVPSHIDLVGAEVEMINLENREEKMRSVVSKIKDDYDFVIIDCSPSLGLITINALTAANSVIIPVQCEYFALEGLGKLLNTIKIIQTRLNIDLEIEGILLTMYDVRLRLSNQVVDEVKMHFKNMVFNTIIPRNVRLGESPSFGLPVIAFDAEGKGAVAYLNLANEIAERNGLVKVN from the coding sequence ATGGGAAAAATAGTAGCAATAGCCAACCAGAAAGGCGGCGTGGGAAAAACGACCACAGCCATGAACTTAGCGGCCAGTTTGGCCATCCTGGAGTTTAAAACGCTGGTCATCGATGCAGACCCTCAAGCCAACACCACCTCAGGACTTGGACAGGATCCAAAGGAGATCGATAACAGTATTTATGAGTGTATGGTAGATGGTGTTGAAATTTCTTCTATTATTCGCCATACAGAAATCGAAAACCTGGATTTAGTTCCCTCCCATATCGACCTTGTCGGTGCGGAAGTGGAAATGATCAACCTGGAAAACAGGGAGGAAAAGATGCGTTCAGTGGTATCCAAGATCAAGGACGATTATGATTTTGTTATCATTGACTGTTCTCCATCCTTGGGCCTGATCACCATCAATGCCTTAACGGCAGCCAATTCGGTCATTATTCCGGTTCAGTGTGAATATTTCGCTCTGGAAGGACTGGGGAAATTACTCAACACCATCAAAATTATCCAAACCCGGCTTAATATCGACCTGGAAATCGAAGGCATCCTTTTGACCATGTATGATGTCAGGTTAAGGCTTTCCAATCAGGTAGTTGATGAAGTCAAAATGCATTTTAAAAACATGGTATTCAATACCATCATACCTAGGAACGTTAGACTAGGAGAATCGCCAAGTTTTGGCCTTCCGGTCATTGCTTTTGATGCGGAAGGAAAAGGAGCGGTGGCCTACCTTAACCTGGCCAATGAAATAGCGGAGCGGAACGGCTTGGTAAAAGTAAATTAA
- the rpsF gene encoding 30S ribosomal protein S6 — protein MFQKNYETVFILTPVLSDVQMKDTVDKFISLLKEEGADVINVENWGLKKLAYPIDKKTTGFYILIEFKSEPTLIKKFEVELRRDEKVMRFLTTALDKHAIAYAERRRKGEFNKKSEVKEEAAK, from the coding sequence ATGTTCCAAAAAAATTACGAAACGGTATTCATTTTAACTCCCGTTTTGTCTGATGTTCAGATGAAGGATACCGTTGACAAGTTCATTAGCTTGTTAAAGGAAGAGGGAGCAGATGTTATCAACGTGGAAAACTGGGGGCTTAAAAAATTAGCCTACCCAATCGACAAAAAAACCACAGGTTTTTACATTTTGATTGAGTTCAAGAGCGAGCCCACTTTGATCAAGAAATTCGAGGTTGAGCTTAGAAGAGACGAAAAAGTAATGCGTTTCTTGACCACAGCTTTGGATAAGCATGCCATTGCTTATGCCGAAAGAAGAAGAAAAGGAGAATTCAACAAAAAATCTGAAGTAAAAGAGGAGGCTGCAAAATGA
- the lepB gene encoding signal peptidase I, with amino-acid sequence MRKDKKKKGPVREWLDALVFAVIAASLIRWLFLEPFTIPTASMEKSLLVGDFLFVSKMHYGTRTPKTLLQVPLTHQKIWGTDIPSYSDAIELPYFRLPGFGDVERNDVVVFNYPDEFEHPVDLKTNYIKRAVGLPGDVISIENTQLMINGKSAENPENMQFSYDVIPNRMLNADFFEGYDINPDSFHPYNGMYVVFTTPEIAQRLAKSPVIKEVNIRAYNKGKGDPDIHPDGAYYGWNRDNFGPLEIPAEGWTIDLTEDNVRRYAFTIKNYEGHDDIRIEANQVFINGKKQDTYTFQQNYYFMMGDNRHDSLDSRFWGFVPEDHIVGKAWFLWLSLDKHKSMFSKIRWDRFFQSIH; translated from the coding sequence ATGAGAAAAGATAAAAAGAAAAAGGGACCGGTCCGGGAGTGGTTAGACGCCCTGGTCTTTGCCGTTATTGCAGCCAGTTTGATCCGCTGGTTGTTTTTGGAGCCATTTACCATTCCAACCGCTTCCATGGAAAAGTCACTGTTGGTGGGGGATTTTTTGTTTGTAAGCAAAATGCACTATGGCACTCGTACACCAAAAACCCTGTTGCAAGTTCCTTTGACCCATCAGAAAATTTGGGGTACGGATATCCCCTCCTATTCGGATGCCATCGAGCTTCCTTATTTTAGGCTCCCTGGATTTGGTGATGTTGAAAGAAATGATGTGGTGGTTTTTAACTATCCTGATGAATTTGAACATCCCGTGGACCTGAAAACCAATTACATTAAAAGAGCGGTTGGACTTCCCGGGGATGTAATTTCCATTGAAAACACCCAGTTGATGATCAATGGTAAATCAGCAGAAAACCCGGAAAATATGCAGTTTTCCTATGATGTAATCCCCAACAGAATGTTAAATGCAGACTTCTTTGAAGGCTATGATATCAACCCAGACTCCTTCCATCCCTATAATGGAATGTATGTAGTCTTTACCACTCCGGAGATTGCCCAGCGACTGGCCAAGTCACCAGTCATCAAAGAAGTAAATATCAGGGCATATAACAAGGGAAAGGGAGATCCAGATATTCATCCTGATGGTGCTTATTATGGATGGAACCGGGATAATTTTGGGCCGTTAGAAATCCCTGCAGAAGGTTGGACCATAGATTTGACAGAGGACAATGTCAGAAGGTATGCCTTTACTATCAAAAATTATGAAGGCCATGATGATATCCGGATTGAAGCCAATCAGGTATTTATCAATGGAAAAAAACAAGACACCTATACCTTCCAGCAGAACTATTATTTCATGATGGGAGACAACCGCCATGATTCATTGGATTCCCGTTTTTGGGGATTTGTCCCAGAAGACCATATTGTTGGAAAAGCATGGTTCTTATGGCTATCCCTAGACAAACACAAAAGTATGTTTAGCAAAATAAGGTGGGACCGTTTTTTCCAAAGTATACATTAA
- a CDS encoding O-methyltransferase, whose protein sequence is MEAKKIKLLQDQRSIPIKDFGAGSRALKKEKHRKIAAITRHSSSPTKFSLLYQFFCGKTPAQTVLELGTCVGINTCYLAKVTKGTLFTFEGAEALGDLAESIFEERFPIQLVRGNIDQTLPYFLKKKPKLDFVLMDAHHTYKATIAYFDQILPFLHEDSIVAIGDIHWSQGMEKAWEEIKTYPGLTVSMDFFECGILFFKKGVPKNNYILHF, encoded by the coding sequence TTGGAAGCTAAAAAAATTAAATTGCTTCAAGATCAACGCAGCATTCCCATTAAAGATTTTGGTGCCGGTTCCAGGGCCTTAAAAAAAGAAAAACACAGAAAGATAGCAGCCATCACCCGTCATAGCAGCAGCCCAACCAAGTTTTCCCTCTTGTATCAATTTTTTTGCGGTAAAACACCTGCCCAAACTGTCCTGGAGCTAGGAACATGCGTTGGGATCAATACCTGCTATTTAGCAAAAGTCACCAAAGGTACTTTATTTACCTTTGAAGGGGCTGAAGCTTTGGGGGATTTGGCAGAGAGCATCTTTGAAGAAAGATTTCCTATTCAATTAGTAAGAGGAAATATAGATCAAACTCTTCCCTACTTTTTGAAAAAAAAACCAAAGTTGGATTTTGTACTGATGGATGCTCACCATACTTATAAGGCTACTATTGCATATTTTGACCAAATCCTCCCCTTCTTGCACGAGGATAGCATTGTAGCCATTGGAGATATTCATTGGTCGCAAGGAATGGAAAAGGCTTGGGAGGAAATCAAAACATATCCAGGACTGACTGTCAGCATGGATTTTTTTGAATGTGGTATTTTATTTTTCAAGAAAGGAGTTCCAAAAAACAATTATATCCTTCATTTTTAA
- a CDS encoding DUF5683 domain-containing protein: MAIVYFSKTIAVFVLLLLLHHGVSGQEIIDLDTAAQESEIILNKNPKNPRTAVILSAILPGAGQIYNEKPWKVPLLYGGIATNLYFLDFNNRRYQLFKRALEVFREDDPNVPNMFPYLNEAGLIRNVDYWRRNRDGVYLLFGAIYVLNIIDALVDAHLSGFDVSDDLTMNIEPALETMSARGKTIGLSFKLKF; encoded by the coding sequence ATGGCAATAGTTTATTTTAGCAAAACTATTGCTGTTTTTGTTTTATTACTCCTTTTGCATCATGGGGTTTCGGGGCAGGAAATCATTGATTTGGACACGGCAGCCCAGGAATCGGAAATTATCCTGAATAAAAATCCCAAAAACCCCAGAACAGCAGTAATTCTTTCTGCCATTTTACCCGGAGCTGGCCAGATATATAATGAAAAGCCCTGGAAAGTCCCTTTGCTTTATGGAGGCATCGCAACCAACCTCTATTTTCTGGATTTCAATAACAGAAGGTATCAGCTATTTAAGCGGGCATTGGAGGTTTTTAGAGAAGACGATCCCAACGTTCCCAATATGTTTCCCTACCTCAATGAAGCAGGGCTGATCAGGAATGTGGATTATTGGCGAAGAAACCGGGATGGAGTTTACCTTTTATTTGGAGCCATATATGTTTTGAACATTATTGATGCCTTGGTAGACGCACATCTGTCAGGCTTTGATGTTTCAGATGATTTGACCATGAATATTGAACCTGCTCTTGAAACCATGTCGGCAAGAGGAAAAACGATAGGATTATCTTTTAAATTAAAATTTTAA
- a CDS encoding thioredoxin domain-containing protein, which yields MTAQANKLIHSQSPYLLQHAYNPVEWYPWGKEALERAKKENKPIIVSIGYSACHWCHVMEHESFEDEETARLMNEHFICIKIDREERPDLDNIYMDAVQAMGLNGGWPLNVFLMPNQKPFYGGTYFPNPNWKGLLQNIAEAYEKHYEELAKSAEGFGKSIQRLEKEKYGLQEDKEDLSNKDLAHVVQKIINQTDPKWGGMDRTPKFPMPSIWHFVLDVAQAKDDRKLVEEVIFTLKKMGMGGIYDHLAGGFARYSVDGEWFAPHFEKMLYDNGQLLALFAKAYQISQDPFFAEKVDETVQWIDKEMLQEEGGFYAALDADSEGEEGKFYTWKASELEEIMGMDKNWFFPLYNISEKGNWENGVNILFQTQSYQKLAEMQEIPPHEFTEKVKNMKSQLLERRNQRIRPGLDDKIISGWNGLTISGLSYAHWATGSEKAKELALANGAFLLKKMVQGEELFRSYKNGKAYTSAFLEDYAAVIQAFIHLYQLSFETKWLLKAKSLTEYTLEHFYDEKEGLFYFNNPDAEVLIANKKEIFDNVIPSSNSMMARNIYQLSLYFYEEKYKELSANLMGLMKKLLIQEPGFLTNWGSLYLERLAHTPEIAIVGKGAIKIAGQISKVFPGQKAIAASESPNGDIPLLKHKIADSNGNALIYVCFDETCKKPVSTIEEALSQIPNL from the coding sequence ATGACAGCTCAAGCCAATAAACTAATTCATAGTCAAAGCCCCTATCTCTTACAGCATGCTTACAATCCTGTAGAATGGTATCCTTGGGGCAAAGAAGCCCTGGAAAGAGCCAAAAAAGAAAATAAACCTATCATTGTTTCCATAGGTTACTCTGCTTGTCATTGGTGTCATGTGATGGAACATGAAAGTTTTGAGGATGAAGAGACTGCTCGACTGATGAATGAGCATTTTATCTGCATCAAAATTGACCGGGAAGAACGACCTGACCTGGACAATATATATATGGATGCCGTACAGGCAATGGGTTTAAATGGGGGATGGCCCTTAAATGTTTTTCTAATGCCCAATCAAAAACCATTTTACGGGGGCACTTATTTTCCGAACCCCAATTGGAAAGGTTTGCTTCAAAATATTGCTGAAGCCTATGAAAAACATTATGAAGAGCTGGCAAAGAGTGCAGAAGGTTTTGGAAAAAGCATTCAAAGGTTAGAAAAGGAAAAATATGGATTACAGGAGGATAAGGAGGATCTTTCCAATAAAGACTTGGCCCATGTAGTCCAAAAAATCATTAACCAAACAGACCCAAAATGGGGTGGCATGGACCGCACACCCAAATTCCCCATGCCTTCTATTTGGCATTTTGTATTGGATGTGGCCCAAGCCAAAGATGATCGCAAACTTGTGGAAGAGGTCATTTTCACCCTTAAAAAGATGGGCATGGGTGGGATTTATGATCATCTGGCGGGTGGATTTGCCCGCTATTCTGTAGATGGTGAATGGTTTGCTCCCCATTTTGAAAAAATGCTTTATGACAATGGTCAGTTATTGGCCCTATTCGCCAAAGCTTATCAAATAAGCCAGGACCCATTTTTTGCCGAAAAGGTGGACGAAACCGTCCAGTGGATTGATAAGGAAATGTTGCAGGAAGAAGGCGGATTTTATGCAGCCTTGGATGCTGACAGTGAAGGAGAGGAAGGGAAATTCTATACTTGGAAGGCTTCTGAATTAGAAGAAATTATGGGTATGGATAAAAACTGGTTTTTCCCCCTTTATAATATTTCGGAAAAAGGCAATTGGGAAAACGGGGTAAACATATTATTTCAAACCCAATCCTACCAAAAATTGGCCGAAATGCAGGAAATCCCCCCACATGAATTTACCGAAAAGGTGAAAAATATGAAAAGCCAGCTCTTGGAAAGGCGTAATCAACGCATCCGGCCAGGGTTGGACGATAAAATCATCAGTGGTTGGAATGGTTTGACCATTTCTGGATTGTCCTATGCTCATTGGGCAACTGGTTCAGAAAAAGCCAAAGAACTAGCTCTTGCAAATGGGGCCTTTTTACTTAAAAAAATGGTGCAGGGTGAAGAACTATTTAGGTCTTATAAAAATGGAAAAGCTTATACCTCCGCCTTTTTGGAAGATTACGCTGCAGTGATACAGGCATTCATCCACCTGTACCAACTCAGTTTCGAAACAAAATGGCTTTTAAAAGCCAAGTCATTAACTGAATACACACTAGAGCATTTTTATGATGAAAAAGAAGGATTGTTTTATTTTAACAACCCTGATGCAGAAGTACTTATAGCCAATAAAAAAGAGATTTTTGACAATGTTATCCCTTCATCCAACAGCATGATGGCTAGGAATATTTACCAACTTAGCTTGTACTTTTATGAAGAAAAATACAAGGAACTATCTGCCAATTTAATGGGCTTGATGAAAAAACTCCTGATCCAGGAACCAGGGTTTTTAACCAATTGGGGAAGCCTCTATTTGGAACGATTGGCCCATACTCCAGAAATTGCTATTGTTGGGAAGGGAGCAATAAAAATAGCGGGACAAATATCTAAGGTATTTCCAGGTCAAAAGGCCATTGCAGCATCTGAAAGCCCAAATGGTGATATCCCCCTATTAAAGCATAAAATAGCAGATTCAAATGGAAATGCTTTAATTTACGTTTGCTTTGACGAGACCTGTAAAAAACCTGTTTCAACCATTGAGGAAGCATTATCCCAAATTCCAAACCTTTAA
- the ung gene encoding uracil-DNA glycosylase, with the protein MNVKIEQSWKDKLNGEFEKPYFKSLIQFVKSEYQNKTIYPKGNDIFNAFEHCPFNKVKVVILGQDPYHGPGQAHGLSFSVPEGVPFPPSLLNIFKELKQDVGAEVPPNGNLERWADQGVLLLNATLTVEARKAGSHQRKGWEEFTDAVIHKLAEEKEGLVFLLWGAYARKKAAFISDKKHLKLHAPHPSPLSAHRGFLGCGHFSKANAYLKDKGMDEIKW; encoded by the coding sequence ATGAACGTTAAAATAGAGCAAAGTTGGAAGGATAAGCTAAATGGGGAATTTGAAAAACCTTATTTTAAATCCCTGATCCAATTTGTGAAATCTGAGTACCAAAACAAAACCATTTATCCCAAAGGAAACGATATTTTTAATGCTTTTGAGCATTGTCCTTTTAATAAAGTAAAAGTGGTTATCCTTGGTCAGGATCCTTATCATGGACCAGGCCAAGCCCATGGTTTATCTTTTTCTGTACCGGAAGGGGTGCCATTTCCACCTTCCTTACTTAATATTTTTAAGGAGCTAAAGCAGGATGTTGGAGCGGAAGTTCCTCCGAATGGGAATTTGGAACGTTGGGCAGACCAAGGGGTATTATTGCTGAATGCCACCCTGACCGTTGAGGCAAGGAAAGCAGGATCCCACCAGCGAAAAGGTTGGGAGGAATTTACTGATGCGGTGATTCATAAATTGGCCGAAGAAAAAGAAGGTTTGGTATTTTTACTTTGGGGTGCTTATGCTCGTAAAAAAGCGGCATTTATCTCTGACAAAAAACATTTGAAATTACATGCCCCCCATCCAAGTCCATTGTCTGCTCACCGGGGATTTTTGGGCTGTGGCCATTTTAGCAAGGCCAATGCTTATTTGAAGGATAAAGGGATGGACGAGATTAAATGGTGA
- a CDS encoding ParB/RepB/Spo0J family partition protein: MADNQKPTKRKNALGRGLGALLQDSPQQRSRPEEEQDQNPVAGINEVPLSEIQVNPYQPRTHFDKEALQELADSIQVQGIIQPITVRKLSNQEYQLISGERRFQASKLAGLEFIPAYVRTANDQQMLEMALIENIQRENLNALEIAHSYQRLLAECELKQEQLGERVGKNRTTVNNYLRLLKLPPDIQAGIRDKKISMGHARALINIENVDKQLAIYKKTLEEELSVRKVEALVKALYSEPEEPTEKSPASEMDPVKKYELSKIQQRLASHFGSRVNLKMDHKDKGEIKIPFRSADDLNRILEILEII, encoded by the coding sequence ATGGCTGATAATCAAAAACCCACAAAAAGGAAAAATGCACTGGGAAGGGGATTGGGTGCTTTGTTACAGGATTCTCCACAGCAAAGGTCAAGACCAGAGGAAGAACAGGATCAAAATCCCGTTGCAGGGATTAATGAGGTGCCTTTATCTGAAATACAGGTCAACCCCTATCAGCCTAGGACCCATTTTGACAAGGAAGCTTTACAGGAATTAGCAGATTCCATTCAGGTCCAAGGAATCATACAACCTATCACCGTACGAAAACTCAGCAATCAGGAATATCAATTGATTTCCGGTGAACGAAGGTTCCAAGCCTCCAAACTGGCTGGGCTGGAATTTATTCCTGCCTATGTCCGGACGGCCAATGACCAGCAAATGCTGGAAATGGCCCTGATTGAAAATATTCAAAGGGAAAATCTTAATGCCCTTGAAATTGCCCACTCCTACCAAAGATTATTGGCTGAATGCGAACTAAAACAGGAACAACTGGGAGAAAGGGTCGGAAAAAACAGGACTACGGTTAATAATTACCTCAGATTGCTTAAACTTCCCCCTGATATCCAAGCAGGTATCCGGGACAAAAAAATCTCCATGGGACATGCAAGGGCTCTGATCAATATTGAGAATGTGGACAAGCAATTGGCCATATACAAAAAAACCCTGGAAGAAGAGCTATCTGTAAGGAAGGTAGAAGCACTAGTAAAAGCCCTTTACAGTGAACCCGAAGAGCCTACAGAAAAAAGCCCAGCATCAGAAATGGATCCGGTTAAAAAGTATGAACTGAGTAAAATACAACAGCGATTGGCCTCCCATTTTGGATCCAGGGTGAATTTAAAAATGGACCATAAGGATAAAGGTGAAATCAAAATCCCATTCAGGTCTGCAGATGATTTGAACAGGATATTGGAAATTCTAGAAATTATCTAA
- the rplI gene encoding 50S ribosomal protein L9 — MEVILKTDIKGLGYKNDMVTVKPGHGRNYLIPQGYAVLATASNKRILEENIKQAAHKAEKIKTKAKELAGKIEGVTLEIKAKIGDSGKIFGKVTTLQISDALAEKGIEVDRKKISISSPVTGAGEYTAEVDLHREVKTEVKFSVVAE, encoded by the coding sequence ATGGAAGTTATTTTAAAAACAGACATAAAAGGACTTGGCTACAAAAATGACATGGTAACTGTAAAACCAGGTCATGGCAGAAATTACCTTATTCCTCAGGGTTATGCCGTTTTAGCCACTGCTTCTAACAAAAGAATCCTAGAAGAAAACATTAAGCAAGCCGCTCACAAAGCTGAAAAAATTAAAACTAAAGCTAAGGAGCTGGCTGGGAAGATTGAAGGAGTTACACTTGAAATCAAAGCTAAAATCGGTGATTCCGGTAAGATATTTGGTAAAGTGACCACTCTACAAATTTCCGATGCTCTTGCTGAAAAAGGTATTGAGGTGGACAGAAAGAAAATTTCTATCTCAAGCCCTGTTACCGGTGCGGGTGAATACACTGCTGAAGTAGACCTTCACAGAGAGGTGAAAACTGAAGTAAAATTTAGTGTAGTAGCTGAATAA
- the rpsR gene encoding 30S ribosomal protein S18, translating to MTLKNEPINREQNKKKYCRFKKLGIKYIDYKDPNFLLKFVNEQGKILPRRLTGNSAKFQRKVANAIKKARHLALLPYVTDGLK from the coding sequence ATGACACTTAAGAACGAACCAATCAACAGAGAACAAAATAAGAAAAAGTACTGCCGTTTTAAAAAATTAGGCATCAAGTACATTGATTATAAAGACCCTAACTTCTTGTTGAAGTTTGTAAATGAGCAAGGTAAAATCCTTCCAAGAAGGCTAACCGGAAACTCTGCTAAATTTCAAAGAAAAGTAGCCAATGCCATTAAAAAGGCAAGACATTTGGCCTTGTTACCTTATGTGACTGACGGGTTGAAATAA
- the dapB gene encoding 4-hydroxy-tetrahydrodipicolinate reductase — MNILILGYGKMGKIIAEIAEERGHTIAGKIDISNVNQLEKLDTDKIDVAIEFSQPEAAFDNLSWAINHQIPVVCGTTGWLDKKPLIEELTKSKNGAFFYASNYSIGVNMFFKVNQFLAKMMNDQPDYEASMEEIHHTEKKDAPSGTAITLAEGIINELDRVKQWSLKEESEGKEQNVTITAKRVDPAPGTHIVNYHSEIDDIEIKHTAHSRKGFALGAVLVAEWIKDKKGVLSMDDFLTF; from the coding sequence ATGAACATACTGATTTTAGGATATGGCAAAATGGGCAAAATCATTGCCGAAATTGCAGAAGAAAGAGGCCATACCATTGCAGGAAAAATAGACATCAGCAACGTAAACCAACTTGAAAAATTGGATACTGACAAGATTGATGTAGCCATTGAGTTTAGTCAACCCGAGGCTGCCTTTGACAATCTTTCTTGGGCAATTAACCATCAAATTCCCGTGGTTTGCGGCACCACTGGTTGGTTAGATAAAAAACCATTGATCGAGGAATTGACAAAATCCAAAAACGGGGCATTTTTCTATGCTTCCAATTACAGCATTGGTGTAAATATGTTTTTTAAGGTTAATCAGTTTTTGGCCAAAATGATGAATGACCAACCTGATTATGAAGCAAGCATGGAGGAAATACATCATACTGAGAAAAAAGATGCCCCAAGTGGAACAGCTATTACCTTGGCAGAAGGAATTATCAATGAGCTTGACCGAGTAAAACAATGGAGCTTGAAAGAAGAAAGCGAAGGGAAAGAACAAAATGTAACAATTACTGCCAAGCGGGTGGATCCAGCACCAGGCACCCACATTGTCAATTATCATTCTGAAATTGATGACATTGAAATCAAACATACTGCACACAGCAGAAAAGGTTTTGCCTTGGGCGCAGTGCTTGTAGCAGAATGGATCAAGGACAAAAAAGGTGTATTGTCCATGGATGATTTTTTAACCTTTTAA
- the apaG gene encoding Co2+/Mg2+ efflux protein ApaG, with product MVTAITQGIKVSVEATYQGKYSSPHQHHFVFTYQITIENNSAFTTQLLRRKWEISDAGMDTKIVEGDGVIGQQPILEPGQSHTYVSGCNLHSGLGKMKGSYILEKLQNGQLIEVIIPEFQLIADLFDN from the coding sequence ATGGTTACGGCAATCACTCAAGGTATCAAGGTCAGCGTAGAGGCCACTTATCAAGGGAAATATTCTAGCCCTCATCAGCATCATTTTGTTTTTACTTACCAAATAACCATTGAAAACAATAGCGCCTTCACCACTCAACTTTTGAGGAGGAAATGGGAAATTTCTGATGCTGGAATGGACACCAAAATTGTAGAGGGTGACGGTGTGATCGGCCAACAACCCATATTAGAACCTGGCCAATCCCATACCTATGTTTCTGGGTGTAATTTGCATTCCGGACTCGGAAAAATGAAGGGAAGCTATATTTTGGAAAAATTACAAAATGGTCAGCTTATTGAGGTTATCATTCCTGAATTCCAATTAATTGCAGACTTATTTGACAACTAA
- a CDS encoding GSCFA domain-containing protein produces the protein MQLQTTFPISPILPLISYDAPIVSVGSCFSTVIGQKLQKHKFEVLNNPFGTIFNPISIFELIKKSIHREALSSQWLIQQEDRYLHYELHSDITADSQEGFMKLFQEQQNKTASILARASHLILTFGTSHVYRIKASQKLVANCHKQPSQLFEKELLELPLILEAFEQIIPSIKIINPSLNIIVTVSPVRHIKDGIPENQLSKSLLRVACHQLEQNFPNVHYFPSYEIMMDELRDYRYYKEDMIHPTEQAENYIWEKFTACSFSEETLHKVDKIAKIQKSLEHKAFNPKGKSHRQFLINLLQKMEQFSGEIDFSVEIREVQKRLLSF, from the coding sequence ATGCAATTGCAGACCACATTTCCTATATCCCCTATTCTTCCACTAATCAGTTATGATGCACCAATAGTTTCAGTAGGCTCTTGTTTTTCAACTGTAATTGGCCAAAAGCTTCAAAAACACAAATTTGAGGTCCTCAACAATCCATTTGGGACGATTTTCAACCCTATTTCCATTTTTGAACTAATAAAAAAATCCATTCATAGGGAAGCCCTTTCCTCACAATGGTTGATCCAGCAGGAAGATCGTTACTTGCACTATGAACTTCACTCTGATATTACTGCAGACTCGCAGGAAGGTTTTATGAAACTTTTCCAGGAACAACAAAATAAAACAGCCTCTATTTTAGCCCGGGCGTCTCATTTGATCCTTACTTTCGGAACTTCCCATGTTTACCGCATCAAAGCTTCCCAAAAACTGGTTGCCAATTGCCATAAACAGCCCAGTCAACTTTTTGAAAAGGAACTCCTTGAATTGCCACTAATCCTAGAAGCTTTTGAGCAAATAATCCCTTCAATTAAAATAATAAACCCCAGTTTAAATATCATTGTAACGGTAAGCCCGGTCCGGCATATCAAAGATGGAATCCCAGAAAACCAATTGAGCAAGTCCTTGCTCAGAGTTGCCTGTCATCAATTAGAACAAAATTTCCCGAACGTGCATTATTTCCCAAGCTATGAAATAATGATGGATGAGCTCCGGGATTACCGATATTATAAGGAAGATATGATCCATCCGACCGAGCAGGCTGAAAACTATATATGGGAAAAATTTACAGCATGTAGTTTTAGTGAAGAAACACTTCATAAAGTAGATAAAATCGCTAAAATTCAAAAATCCCTGGAACACAAGGCTTTCAACCCCAAAGGAAAATCCCATCGGCAATTCTTGATCAATCTCTTACAAAAAATGGAACAATTTTCTGGTGAGATTGATTTTTCAGTTGAAATCAGGGAGGTCCAAAAACGATTGTTATCTTTTTAA